The stretch of DNA CCCATGCCACATGCTCATTCGATCCGATTCCGGGTGCACATTTTACATAGGTTAGTTGAGGCTGCGGGCCATGAAGAGGGCTACGATGACGGTCAGGATGGAGAAGGAGTAGCGCAGGGCGCCGGCGCCACCATCGCGACATGGCCACTCGTCCAAATCCGAGCTGCAATTAAAGGTGGAACGTAGTAACGGATAGTCTCGCCATCTCACAGATACAATTGGTGCGAAAACGGATACGGATAGGGATAGTGCGGATATGGGTATGGATATGGGTGTGGGTATGGATAACGCTGGAGTGGATAGACAACATGATCTTGTGGCTCCCTATGGGGCACATAAAACAGTGGTTGATggcgtggtggtggtggtggtgcaggTGCAGATACAGATGGAACACTGGAAAACACACAATGTAAGTACTCGTGGATCATTGAACCGTAGTTGGAAAAGAAActcaattccaattccaattggTTGTTGTTATTCCAAACTCCCCGCATCCTTGGCTCTCCACTAATGATGTTAGTACAAATGATTGGTAAGAAAAACCCTTTGTCATACCTACCATACCATACACACTCAACCAACCCCGAGAAAAATGAGGCAGTTTGTTTAGGCCATGAATGAGTTGGTGGAATACAAGAGCTACATACATAGTATGCTAATGTTTAGCTTAGATTTCGGttaatttttgttgattttattacaaacaCAACACACACGGCAGGAGAATCGAGTGAGTCAGTGAACTGAGAGACAGTTAATTGAGGAAAATGTGAAAGCCGAAAAGCACGTAGGGGTGAGAATGATTGTAGGTGGGAAATCGGGGAAAACTGGGAAAACATTTCATTAGTTACTGCGCCTGGGAGTTACACAACTACACATATTAAATATTCGAGCGGCTTTTGCGTTGGAAGGGATATTTACTTGATGCCAATAACACCGCAGGCTGtttagaaaatatagaaaaaatgtatattatttttattgtttttgattAATAGTTAAATCAGATTACTTACCGATGCGGCCACCTGCATTGCCGGTCTTCTTGGAATCCGTATGGTTGCCCAGACCGAGATCATCTTCCAATTCGTGGACAACAACTCCCCTGCCGATAACTGCCAGCTTGCCAGTCAGAGTAATCACGGGATCCGTGTAGGTGATGTCGATAATGCCCGAGGAGTTGGCCTCCAGGTTGCCCAGATCTCCAACATGACGCACCTCGTGGTCGGGACCACCGTGATCAACCTGAAAggtat from Drosophila takahashii strain IR98-3 E-12201 chromosome 2R, DtakHiC1v2, whole genome shotgun sequence encodes:
- the Sod3 gene encoding extracellular superoxide dismutase [Cu-Zn] isoform X2 is translated as MMQYLVVTLALCATICSAAQTRNMPIQAIAYLIGPVQSDNTQVKGNVTFTQNDCGQNVHVRVQLEGLKEGKHGFHIHEKGDLTNGCVSMGAHYNPDKVDHGGPDHEVRHVGDLGNLEANSSGIIDITYTDPVITLTGKLAVIGRGVVVHELEDDLGLGNHTDSKKTGNAGGRIACGVIGINSDLDEWPCRDGGAGALRYSFSILTVIVALFMARSLN
- the Sod3 gene encoding extracellular superoxide dismutase [Cu-Zn] isoform X1, which encodes MMQYLVVTLALCATICSAAQTRNMPIQAIAYLIGPVQSDNTQVKGNVTFTQNDCGQNVHVRVQLEGLKEGKHGFHIHEKGDLTNGCVSMGAHYNPDKVDHGGPDHEVRHVGDLGNLEANSSGIIDITYTDPVITLTGKLAVIGRGVVVHELEDDLGLGNHTDSKKTGNAGGRIACGVIGINVPSVSAPAPPPPPRHQPLFYVPHREPQDHVVYPLQRYPYPHPYPYPYPHYPYPYPFSHQLYL